In Pseudosulfitobacter pseudonitzschiae, the sequence GCGTCAATTTCACGGATTTGGTCAGGGGTCAGTACGCTGTTCATTTCCGTCAGCCCGTCATAGTGCAACGCCGCCGCAGCATAGGTCTGATCACTGCGCACAACGTGCCAGCGTGCTTCGTCCAGCAGCGCCTTGGCCGCATGGGCACGCCCCGCTTGTGTTGCCACACCGTCGCCACGGATCAGCCCACGCTGCTCCATCAGCCGTTGAGTCAGACGTTCGTAGATCGGTTGCCCTTGGGCCAGTGCAAGCAGTCCTTGACGCAGATGCACGCGGCGTTGGTACTGGCGATGTTGCACCACCGACGACACCACGCCACGCCCCGGTGCGCACAGCAACGAAACAAGGAACAGCGCAAAGCTCACCAGCACGATGATCGGCCCTGTCGGCATATCCGGCACCGCCGCCGAAATCGCGGCACCCACATAACCGGACACCCCGCCGAAAACACCCGCACCCAACAGCAAGCGGTCCACTCGATCGGTCCAGAACCGCGCGGTCACGGGCGGAATGATCAGCAGTGCCACGATCAGGATCAGCCCGACAATCTTCAACCCCACGACCGTGACGGCCAGAACGATACCCATCATCGCAAGATCAATCCGGTTTACATTGCGACCCGTCGCAAGGGCAAAGTCCGGATCGAACGCCACCAGCGTCAGGGGCCGCCGCAAGATCAGCACCAGCCCCAGTGTCAACGCCGCCGCAAAAACCAGAACCAGCGCATCGCTTTGCAACATTCCCGCCGTTGATCCCAAAAGGAACCCCTCCAGCCCCGCCTGCTGTCCGCTGGACATGGTCTGGATATAGGTCAGCACCACCACGCCAAATCCGAAAAACACAGACAGCACAGCACCAATTGCCGCATCCTCGGCCAGCCGTGTGCGGGTGCTTAGCCAGTTCACACAAAGCAACCCAATGGCGGCTGTCACAGCCCCACCGGCCAGAAGACCGATCAGATTGCGCCCGTCACCGCCCAAACCGACCAT encodes:
- a CDS encoding metal ABC transporter permease; the protein is MIWEALFLGLGYNATLVTLGACILGIAGGFGGSFLFLRKRALVSDAVSHATLPGVGLAFVLMVGLGGDGRNLIGLLAGGAVTAAIGLLCVNWLSTRTRLAEDAAIGAVLSVFFGFGVVVLTYIQTMSSGQQAGLEGFLLGSTAGMLQSDALVLVFAAALTLGLVLILRRPLTLVAFDPDFALATGRNVNRIDLAMMGIVLAVTVVGLKIVGLILIVALLIIPPVTARFWTDRVDRLLLGAGVFGGVSGYVGAAISAAVPDMPTGPIIVLVSFALFLVSLLCAPGRGVVSSVVQHRQYQRRVHLRQGLLALAQGQPIYERLTQRLMEQRGLIRGDGVATQAGRAHAAKALLDEARWHVVRSDQTYAAAALHYDGLTEMNSVLTPDQIREIDARLPAPQVMLP